The Rhizobium leguminosarum genome includes a region encoding these proteins:
- a CDS encoding TetR/AcrR family transcriptional regulator, which yields MKDEKKRGRPRGFDAKAALGKARDVFWDRGFAAASLDNLSAATDLNRPSLYGAFGDKEDLYLDTLEGYRQDGMNTLAEALDPSLPLRDNIARVYAGALAIYLHGETAARGCLLIGTASVEAVQHERVREVLGRSLNDFDHEIEKRMRLGVERGELPESADPQMLARLVSAVMHSLAVRARAGDSRETLEAIARSGVEMICGSAP from the coding sequence ATGAAAGACGAGAAGAAGCGTGGCCGGCCGAGGGGCTTCGACGCCAAGGCGGCGCTCGGAAAGGCACGCGATGTCTTCTGGGACAGGGGGTTTGCCGCCGCCTCGCTCGACAATCTGAGCGCTGCGACTGACCTCAATCGCCCAAGCCTTTACGGCGCCTTCGGCGACAAGGAGGATCTTTATCTCGATACGCTGGAGGGCTATCGGCAGGACGGCATGAATACGCTCGCCGAAGCGCTCGACCCGTCATTGCCGCTGCGCGACAATATCGCCCGTGTCTATGCGGGTGCGCTGGCGATCTATCTGCATGGTGAAACCGCCGCCCGCGGCTGTCTGCTGATCGGCACGGCATCGGTCGAGGCGGTCCAGCATGAGCGCGTCCGCGAGGTGCTCGGCCGCAGCCTTAATGATTTCGACCACGAGATCGAAAAGCGCATGCGCCTTGGCGTGGAAAGAGGCGAGCTTCCGGAAAGCGCCGATCCGCAGATGCTTGCCAGGCTCGTCTCCGCCGTCATGCATTCGCTCGCCGTCCGCGCCCGCGCTGGCGACAGCCGCGAGACGCTGGAAGCGATCGCCCGGTCGGGCGTCGAGATGATCTGTGGGAGCGCCCCTTAG
- a CDS encoding AAA family ATPase yields the protein MLIIFGGLPGSGKTTIARALAERLNAVHVRVDTIEQAIRASGIADDAGPAGYIAAYGIAGDNLTLGRTVIADSVNPLRITRSAWLSVAQAAGVVAAEVEVVCSDKAEHRKRAETRLTDVEGLVKPTWQETSERAYDEWHNAIVIDTASKTVDAVLDELVSRLKSTPPNA from the coding sequence ATGCTCATTATTTTTGGCGGTCTGCCTGGCAGTGGAAAGACGACGATCGCCCGCGCTTTAGCCGAACGGTTGAATGCGGTCCATGTGCGCGTCGATACCATCGAGCAGGCAATTCGCGCTTCCGGGATAGCCGATGATGCCGGGCCTGCAGGCTATATCGCGGCTTACGGTATCGCCGGAGACAATCTGACCCTCGGCAGAACCGTTATCGCCGACTCCGTCAACCCGCTCCGGATAACCCGGTCAGCGTGGCTTTCGGTCGCGCAAGCGGCTGGGGTGGTGGCGGCGGAGGTCGAGGTCGTTTGCTCGGATAAAGCCGAGCACCGCAAACGTGCTGAAACGCGCCTCACCGATGTCGAAGGTCTGGTGAAGCCGACATGGCAAGAGACTTCCGAAAGAGCCTATGACGAATGGCACAATGCAATCGTCATCGATACGGCTTCGAAAACGGTCGACGCCGTTTTGGATGAGCTGGTGAGCCGATTGAAATCGACCCCGCCAAATGCCTAA
- the nadE gene encoding ammonia-dependent NAD(+) synthetase: MTVLCDEQGEIIRELGVAADIDPEWEIERRTAFLKDYLVASGMRGYVLGISGGVDSLTAALLAQKAVRELRDSGYASEFIAVRLPYGVQADEADAMKALETIGADRSIVVNIKAPADAMLAAAQDGGLAFADAGRQDFILGNIKARQRMIAQFALAGALGSLVIGTDHAAEAVMGFFTKFGDGAADILPLAGLNKRRVRLLAKRLGAPDELVFKVPTADLEDQRPLRPDEEAYGVSYDEIDDFLEGKPVGEIARRRILAAYRATTHKRALPVAVSAL; this comes from the coding sequence ATGACTGTGCTGTGCGACGAACAAGGCGAAATCATCCGCGAATTGGGTGTCGCCGCCGATATCGACCCTGAGTGGGAGATCGAACGGCGAACCGCTTTCCTCAAGGATTATCTCGTCGCCTCCGGCATGCGCGGCTACGTCCTCGGCATCAGCGGCGGTGTCGATTCGCTGACGGCGGCGCTGCTGGCTCAGAAGGCAGTGCGCGAGCTGCGTGACAGCGGCTATGCGTCCGAATTCATTGCCGTGCGCCTTCCCTATGGTGTCCAGGCGGATGAGGCCGATGCGATGAAGGCGCTGGAAACGATCGGCGCCGACCGCTCGATAGTGGTCAACATCAAGGCGCCGGCGGATGCGATGCTTGCCGCCGCGCAGGACGGCGGCCTCGCCTTTGCCGATGCCGGCCGCCAGGATTTCATCCTCGGCAATATCAAGGCGCGCCAGCGCATGATCGCCCAGTTCGCCCTTGCCGGGGCGCTTGGCAGCCTCGTCATCGGCACCGATCATGCGGCCGAAGCGGTCATGGGCTTCTTCACCAAGTTCGGCGATGGCGCAGCCGATATCCTGCCGCTCGCCGGCCTTAACAAACGCCGCGTTCGCCTGCTGGCAAAGCGGCTCGGCGCTCCGGACGAGCTGGTCTTCAAGGTGCCCACAGCCGATCTCGAGGACCAGCGGCCGCTGCGCCCCGACGAGGAGGCCTATGGCGTCAGCTATGACGAGATCGACGATTTCCTCGAAGGCAAGCCGGTCGGCGAGATCGCCCGCCGCCGCATCCTCGCCGCCTATCGTGCGACCACTCATAAGCGTGCTTTGCCGGTGGCTGTCAGCGCCCTCTGA
- a CDS encoding zinc-dependent alcohol dehydrogenase family protein — translation MKAMFYEAFEQAPEIRTVADPTPAEDGVVISVGASGLCRSDWHGWMGHDPDIRLPHVPGHELAGRIVATGRGVMRFKVGDRVTVPFVSGCGHCRECHSGNQQVCPNQFQPGFTHWGSFAEYVAIDYADTNLVHLPDTIDDATAASLGCRFATSFRAVADQARTGPGEWIAVHGCGGVGLSAIMIATALGANAIGIDISEEKLAFARECGAVATVNASGVADVAEAVREITKGGAHVSIDALGHPVTCFNSIKNLRRRGRHVQVGLMLGEHATPSIPMAQVIGHELEIYGSHGMQAWRYDAMLSMLSAGKIAPQKLIGRRISLEEAVPALMALDKAEATGISVITRFS, via the coding sequence ATGAAAGCCATGTTCTACGAAGCCTTCGAACAGGCGCCCGAAATCCGCACCGTTGCCGATCCGACGCCTGCCGAGGACGGTGTCGTCATATCCGTCGGCGCCAGCGGGCTCTGCCGCAGCGACTGGCACGGCTGGATGGGCCACGACCCGGATATCCGGCTGCCGCATGTGCCGGGACATGAGCTTGCCGGGCGGATCGTCGCTACCGGCCGCGGCGTGATGCGCTTCAAGGTGGGCGACCGGGTGACCGTGCCCTTCGTTTCCGGCTGCGGCCATTGCCGGGAGTGCCATTCCGGCAACCAGCAGGTCTGCCCGAACCAGTTCCAGCCAGGTTTCACCCATTGGGGGTCGTTTGCCGAATATGTGGCGATCGATTATGCCGACACCAATCTGGTGCACCTGCCCGATACGATCGACGATGCGACGGCGGCAAGCCTCGGCTGCCGCTTCGCCACCTCGTTTCGCGCCGTCGCCGACCAGGCGCGCACCGGGCCTGGCGAATGGATCGCCGTGCATGGCTGCGGTGGTGTCGGCCTGTCGGCGATCATGATCGCCACAGCGCTCGGGGCGAATGCGATCGGCATCGATATATCCGAGGAGAAACTCGCCTTCGCGCGGGAGTGTGGAGCGGTGGCGACGGTCAATGCATCCGGCGTCGCCGACGTGGCGGAGGCGGTGCGCGAGATCACCAAGGGCGGCGCGCATGTCTCGATCGACGCGCTCGGCCATCCCGTCACCTGCTTCAACTCGATCAAGAACCTGCGCCGGCGCGGCCGGCATGTGCAGGTGGGACTGATGCTCGGCGAGCATGCGACGCCGTCGATTCCGATGGCGCAGGTGATCGGCCACGAGCTGGAAATCTACGGCAGCCACGGCATGCAGGCCTGGCGCTACGATGCCATGCTGTCGATGCTTTCGGCCGGCAAGATCGCGCCGCAGAAGCTGATCGGACGGCGGATCAGCCTCGAGGAGGCCGTGCCGGCGCTGATGGCGCTCGACAAGGCCGAGGCGACGGGGATCAGCGTGATTACGCGGTTTTCGTGA
- the gstA gene encoding glutathione transferase GstA gives MKLYMHAAACSLSPHIICRELGLDIELVKVDRQTHRTSNGEDYLAINGNGYVPALVLDDGKVLTEGPAIVQFLADSVPEGAALLPEVGNIRRNEVQSYLNFITAELHKPMVLLFDPTYSSVHGEVRTLISKRLAWLNGRLAGPYLTGEAFTVADAYLFVCLNWSPWIEINLKQWPALQGFVARVATRPKVREALQAEELEAFDADGVYFAPHAYLASSGRTGEPVRP, from the coding sequence ATGAAACTTTATATGCACGCCGCGGCCTGCTCGCTTTCGCCGCACATCATCTGCCGGGAGCTGGGGCTCGATATCGAGCTCGTCAAAGTCGACCGGCAGACCCACAGGACAAGCAACGGCGAGGATTACCTCGCGATCAACGGCAACGGCTATGTTCCGGCGCTGGTGCTCGACGACGGCAAGGTGCTAACCGAGGGGCCGGCGATCGTGCAGTTCCTCGCCGACAGCGTGCCCGAAGGGGCGGCCCTGTTGCCTGAGGTCGGCAACATCCGCCGCAACGAGGTGCAATCCTATCTCAACTTCATCACCGCCGAGCTGCACAAGCCGATGGTGCTGCTCTTTGATCCGACTTATTCCAGTGTTCATGGGGAGGTCCGCACGCTGATATCGAAGCGGCTGGCATGGCTGAACGGTCGTCTTGCCGGCCCTTATCTTACCGGCGAGGCCTTTACGGTGGCGGATGCCTATCTTTTCGTCTGCCTGAACTGGTCGCCCTGGATCGAGATTAATCTCAAGCAATGGCCTGCGCTGCAAGGTTTCGTGGCCCGCGTGGCGACACGACCGAAGGTGCGCGAGGCGCTGCAGGCCGAAGAGCTTGAAGCCTTCGACGCCGATGGCGTCTATTTCGCGCCGCATGCCTATCTCGCTTCATCAGGAAGGACAGGCGAGCCGGTCAGGCCGTAA
- a CDS encoding GNAT family N-acetyltransferase, with protein MKEPIFPNDEGKDAWMVVQVSADEHWNAYHDIRRAVLFEARGLIDYDANHPDDRRDGHFPLLLLLENTPVGAARLDLTGDETAWVRTVAISEECQGKGYGRMLMTGLEKFASQHGVERLLVNAARDAVGFYGALGWTVVEAGGENPVLTKELRTGP; from the coding sequence ATGAAAGAGCCCATATTTCCGAATGACGAGGGCAAAGACGCCTGGATGGTCGTCCAGGTGTCTGCGGATGAACACTGGAACGCCTACCACGACATCCGCCGCGCTGTCCTTTTCGAGGCCCGCGGGTTGATTGACTATGATGCGAACCATCCCGATGATCGAAGGGATGGGCATTTCCCTTTGCTTCTTCTGCTTGAAAATACGCCGGTCGGCGCGGCTCGCCTCGATCTGACGGGCGACGAGACAGCATGGGTGCGAACCGTCGCAATCAGCGAGGAATGCCAGGGAAAAGGGTACGGGCGGATGCTCATGACCGGTCTCGAAAAATTCGCATCACAACACGGGGTCGAGAGATTGCTTGTGAATGCGGCGCGAGACGCCGTGGGATTCTACGGCGCGCTCGGGTGGACCGTCGTTGAAGCCGGTGGTGAAAACCCGGTGCTGACTAAGGAATTGCGAACCGGGCCTTAA
- a CDS encoding sugar phosphate isomerase/epimerase family protein, with the protein MSSLPVVGAAMTLDEVELHRDWLFERSRDLELQSFIDAEVLNGDWAPLAARTRRLLDGHGGRLGIHGPFWGFTIASEDPDIRAIVTRRLLQGLDVCAAIGASHMVIHSPYTSWSYNNLDDNSGAREALTERTHMTLRDAVRRAEDIGCTMVIENIEDKDPHIRVALAESFNSPAVAVSIDTGHAHYAHGYTGAPPVDYYVKAAGNRLQHVHLQDADGYADRHWSLGEGTIRWHAVFAALAKLESNPRLIIEIKDKSKIPASAAYLASIGVAE; encoded by the coding sequence ATGTCCTCTCTTCCCGTCGTCGGCGCCGCCATGACGCTCGATGAAGTTGAACTTCACCGTGATTGGCTCTTCGAAAGGTCCCGCGATCTCGAATTGCAGAGCTTCATCGATGCCGAGGTTCTGAACGGCGATTGGGCGCCGCTTGCCGCCCGCACCAGGCGGCTTCTCGACGGTCATGGCGGCCGCCTCGGCATTCACGGCCCGTTCTGGGGCTTCACCATCGCCTCGGAAGATCCGGATATCCGCGCCATCGTCACCCGGCGCCTGCTGCAGGGCCTCGATGTCTGCGCCGCCATCGGCGCGAGCCATATGGTCATCCACAGCCCTTATACGTCCTGGTCCTACAACAATCTCGACGACAATTCCGGCGCCCGCGAAGCCTTGACCGAGCGCACACACATGACCCTGCGCGACGCCGTCAGGCGGGCCGAGGATATCGGCTGCACCATGGTCATCGAGAACATCGAGGACAAGGATCCGCATATTCGCGTGGCGCTCGCCGAAAGCTTCAACTCGCCCGCCGTCGCCGTCTCGATCGACACCGGCCACGCCCATTATGCCCACGGCTATACCGGTGCTCCGCCGGTCGATTATTACGTCAAGGCCGCCGGCAATCGCCTCCAGCATGTCCACCTGCAGGATGCCGACGGATATGCCGACCGCCACTGGAGCCTCGGCGAAGGCACGATCCGCTGGCATGCCGTCTTCGCAGCCCTTGCCAAACTCGAAAGCAATCCGCGCCTCATCATCGAGATCAAGGACAAGTCGAAGATCCCGGCCTCTGCTGCCTATCTCGCCTCGATCGGCGTGGCTGAATAA
- a CDS encoding multidrug efflux MFS transporter, which produces MTDTPWDASARPGSIYWKRNLTISLIGSFTTIVAMTLLLPFLPLYVEELGVSDHADIVQWSGIAYGATFFAAALVAPLWGRLGDIYGRKLMLVRASLGMTLAISLMGMAGNVWQLVALRLFVGLAGGYASGSMVLVATQTPKDRSAWALGVLSSGIMAGNLVGPLIGGALPPIIGIRGTFLAAGGMIFLAFLATAFLIKEEKSPARKKAAKASGGWKSVADKRPVIAMLATGMLLMFANMSIEPIITVYVAQLVPVESQVTMVSGVVMSAAALGSILSASWLGKLADRIGHWPVIAGALAVAGLLLIPQAFVTSAWQLIILRFLMGVSLGGLLPCIAAVIRHSVPDSAAGSILGLSISSQYVGQVAGPILGGFIGGHVGMRAVFLGTSVLLLAGAAYAWIVRPKNREPSS; this is translated from the coding sequence ATGACCGATACGCCGTGGGACGCCAGCGCCAGGCCGGGCTCGATCTACTGGAAGCGCAATCTCACCATCTCGCTGATCGGCTCTTTCACCACCATCGTGGCGATGACGCTGCTGCTTCCCTTCCTGCCGCTTTATGTCGAGGAACTCGGCGTCAGCGACCATGCTGACATCGTGCAATGGTCGGGCATCGCCTATGGCGCCACCTTCTTCGCCGCGGCTCTCGTCGCGCCGCTCTGGGGCCGGCTTGGCGATATTTACGGCCGCAAGCTGATGCTGGTGCGCGCCAGCCTCGGCATGACGCTGGCGATCTCGCTGATGGGCATGGCCGGCAATGTCTGGCAGCTGGTGGCGCTGCGCCTCTTCGTCGGGCTTGCCGGCGGTTACGCCTCCGGCTCGATGGTGCTGGTGGCGACGCAGACGCCGAAGGATCGCTCGGCCTGGGCGCTCGGCGTGCTCTCCTCCGGCATCATGGCCGGCAATCTCGTCGGGCCGCTGATCGGCGGGGCGCTGCCGCCTATCATCGGCATCCGTGGCACGTTCCTCGCCGCCGGCGGCATGATCTTCCTCGCCTTCCTCGCCACAGCCTTCCTGATCAAGGAGGAGAAATCGCCGGCCCGCAAAAAGGCGGCCAAGGCCAGCGGCGGCTGGAAATCCGTCGCCGACAAGCGGCCTGTCATCGCCATGCTGGCGACCGGCATGCTCTTGATGTTTGCCAATATGTCGATCGAGCCGATCATCACCGTCTATGTCGCCCAGCTCGTGCCCGTCGAATCGCAGGTGACGATGGTATCCGGCGTCGTCATGTCGGCCGCCGCCCTCGGCAGCATCCTGTCAGCCTCATGGCTCGGCAAGCTCGCCGACAGGATCGGCCATTGGCCGGTGATCGCAGGCGCGCTCGCCGTCGCGGGGCTGCTGCTGATCCCGCAGGCCTTCGTCACCAGCGCCTGGCAGCTGATCATCCTGCGTTTCCTGATGGGTGTGTCGCTCGGCGGGCTGCTGCCCTGTATCGCCGCGGTCATCCGCCACAGCGTACCTGATAGTGCGGCCGGCAGCATTCTCGGTCTTTCCATTTCCTCGCAATATGTCGGTCAGGTTGCCGGCCCCATCCTTGGCGGTTTTATCGGCGGCCATGTCGGCATGCGGGCGGTGTTCCTCGGCACCTCCGTGCTGCTTCTCGCCGGTGCGGCCTATGCCTGGATCGTACGGCCGAAGAATCGTGAGCCATCGAGCTAA
- a CDS encoding branched-chain amino acid aminotransferase: MAVDTSPRSTTWTHVDGEWLPGNPPLIGPTSHAMWLGSTVFDGARWFDGIAPDLDLHCQRINRSALAMGLKPVKSAEEIVALAWEGVAKFDGATPIYIKPMYWGEHGSPGSVVSVDGDSTRFALCLFEAPMGGHGGTSLTVSPYRRPSPETAMTEAKTGSLYPNSGRMIAEARSRGFDNALVRDLNGNVVETASSNVFMVKDGVVMTPAANRTFLAGITRARVIGLLRKAGFDVHEATLSVEDFMQADEIFTTGNYSKVVGVIRLDDRDLQEGPVTRKALELYMDWAFGRSESEE; this comes from the coding sequence ATGGCCGTCGACACATCACCCCGTTCAACCACGTGGACTCATGTCGACGGGGAGTGGCTTCCCGGCAATCCGCCGCTGATCGGGCCGACCTCGCATGCCATGTGGCTCGGCTCCACGGTGTTCGACGGCGCCCGCTGGTTCGACGGCATCGCGCCGGATCTCGACCTGCACTGCCAGCGCATCAACCGCTCGGCGCTCGCCATGGGCCTGAAGCCGGTGAAATCAGCCGAGGAGATTGTGGCACTTGCCTGGGAAGGCGTCGCGAAATTCGATGGCGCGACACCGATCTACATCAAGCCGATGTATTGGGGCGAACACGGTTCTCCCGGCAGCGTCGTCTCCGTCGATGGGGACTCAACCCGCTTCGCGCTCTGCCTGTTCGAGGCGCCGATGGGTGGCCATGGCGGCACCAGCCTCACCGTCTCGCCCTACCGCCGCCCATCGCCGGAGACGGCGATGACCGAGGCGAAGACCGGCTCGCTCTATCCAAACAGCGGCCGCATGATCGCCGAAGCGCGCAGCCGCGGCTTCGACAATGCGCTGGTGCGCGACCTGAACGGCAACGTCGTCGAGACCGCTTCCTCGAACGTGTTCATGGTCAAGGACGGCGTAGTGATGACACCCGCCGCTAACCGAACCTTCCTCGCCGGCATCACCCGCGCCCGCGTCATCGGCCTGCTGCGCAAGGCCGGTTTCGACGTGCACGAAGCAACGCTCTCCGTCGAGGATTTCATGCAGGCCGACGAGATTTTCACCACCGGCAACTACTCCAAAGTCGTCGGCGTCATCCGTCTCGACGACCGCGATCTGCAGGAAGGCCCGGTCACCCGCAAGGCGCTGGAACTCTACATGGACTGGGCCTTCGGCAGAAGCGAGAGTGAAGAGTGA
- a CDS encoding AAA family ATPase has product MTFPHPPIAFDRMLIMGNGGAGKTWLASRVGEQLHHPVVHLDDMHWEPGRYGIARDRALRDEMVKTAAERDVWVMEGVYGQLANMVFNCTTILIWIDLPEEECIANIKERGIQGGESQTQFDGLLNWVAEYRSRTNNWNSFETHARLFSVFSRPKFLLSSREAVTDFADRLSTSIDEAIDERAHISE; this is encoded by the coding sequence ATGACGTTTCCCCATCCGCCAATCGCCTTTGACCGCATGCTCATCATGGGCAATGGCGGCGCAGGCAAAACATGGCTCGCCAGTCGCGTCGGTGAGCAGCTTCACCATCCGGTTGTCCACCTTGATGACATGCATTGGGAGCCGGGGCGCTATGGCATCGCTCGCGACAGGGCGTTGAGGGATGAGATGGTCAAGACAGCGGCCGAACGCGATGTCTGGGTCATGGAGGGCGTTTACGGGCAACTGGCGAACATGGTCTTCAACTGCACGACGATCCTGATCTGGATTGATCTGCCGGAGGAGGAATGCATCGCCAACATCAAGGAGCGAGGCATCCAGGGCGGCGAGTCCCAAACCCAGTTCGATGGCCTGTTGAACTGGGTGGCCGAATACAGAAGTAGAACGAACAACTGGAATTCCTTCGAGACGCACGCGCGATTGTTCTCGGTCTTTTCCCGTCCGAAATTCCTGTTATCGAGCCGTGAGGCCGTCACCGATTTTGCTGACCGGTTGTCAACGAGCATCGACGAGGCCATCGATGAAAGAGCCCATATTTCCGAATGA
- a CDS encoding methyl-accepting chemotaxis protein: MQFKSATGRNIFSVAACGVIATIAASGVLFYIAYNDMRKSSLDEMLQIAAANALNVEKSMGVALGIVNALETSLSTMKDGGNANRAAADALLKNMLQDNPMALGVWTGWEPNAFDGKDKDFVGKEGHDTTGRYVPYWVRSGDKIQHTPLVDYAVSGAGDYYQLPFTQKKAVVVEPYVYAVDGKDVLMTSVAKPIMVEGKALGVAGMDISLDDANKAISAVHPMETGYLSLVTGTGSIISHPSAELAGKNIKDGGDLTAGWDQLIAKPGVAEEIAGRDGQTYFSVAYPVKLTTDLNWYAVVSVPKSTVFAQLNNMAWSAVAITAIAALLLGLSGWLIARKFIRRIEGVIAETDRIAHGQLDVQLSDRRAKDEIGDLSRSLAILLESNRQKIKLEADAETSRAREEIERQERSVHHAAREDSIKFAVSELGNGLAGLSNGDMTVRLEKPFADSLDEIRVDFNASVEKLQAALISFSENAAVIQAGSEEIRSGADDLARRTEQQAASVEETAAALEQITTSVKDSTLRAEEAGALVSRTKEGAEKSGEVVRNAVDAMTGIEQSSQSISNIIGVIDDIAFQTNLLALNAGVEAARAGEAGKGFAVVAQEVRELAQRSATAAKEIKALITSSGDQVKRGVDLVGQTGKALQAIVAEVQQINSNVQAVVQAAREQSTGLLEINTAVNQMDQSTQKNAAMVEESNAASHTLVTEVSALSERLAQFNLGRMAKAAPFARTAAKPLARPVAATLAARRQVPASATDHARPAPSPARALGGKLAAAFGTSAAPASTEGNWEEF, from the coding sequence ATGCAGTTCAAATCGGCGACCGGACGCAACATTTTTTCCGTGGCAGCCTGCGGTGTCATCGCCACGATCGCGGCATCGGGCGTTCTTTTTTACATCGCCTACAACGATATGCGCAAATCGAGCCTCGACGAGATGCTGCAGATCGCTGCTGCCAATGCGCTCAACGTCGAGAAATCCATGGGTGTGGCGCTCGGCATCGTCAATGCGTTGGAAACGTCGCTGTCGACGATGAAGGATGGCGGAAACGCCAATCGTGCGGCCGCCGACGCCCTGCTGAAGAACATGCTGCAGGATAATCCGATGGCGCTCGGTGTTTGGACCGGCTGGGAACCGAATGCCTTTGACGGCAAGGACAAAGATTTCGTCGGCAAGGAAGGCCATGACACGACCGGCCGCTACGTGCCTTACTGGGTCCGCAGTGGCGACAAGATCCAGCACACACCCCTGGTCGACTATGCCGTATCGGGCGCCGGCGATTACTACCAGCTGCCCTTTACCCAGAAAAAGGCCGTGGTCGTTGAACCTTATGTCTACGCGGTCGACGGCAAGGACGTGCTGATGACCTCGGTCGCCAAGCCGATCATGGTCGAGGGCAAGGCGCTCGGCGTCGCCGGCATGGATATTTCGCTCGACGACGCCAACAAGGCGATCTCGGCAGTCCACCCGATGGAGACCGGCTATCTCAGCCTGGTGACGGGCACCGGCAGCATCATCAGCCATCCCTCCGCCGAGCTCGCAGGCAAGAATATCAAGGACGGCGGTGATCTGACCGCCGGCTGGGATCAGTTGATCGCCAAGCCCGGCGTCGCTGAGGAGATCGCGGGCCGGGATGGCCAGACCTATTTCTCGGTCGCCTATCCGGTAAAGCTGACAACTGACCTGAACTGGTACGCCGTCGTTTCGGTGCCCAAATCCACCGTCTTTGCCCAGCTCAACAACATGGCCTGGAGCGCCGTTGCGATCACCGCCATCGCTGCTCTCCTGCTCGGTCTTTCAGGCTGGCTCATTGCCCGTAAATTCATCCGCCGCATAGAGGGCGTGATCGCCGAGACCGATCGTATCGCCCATGGCCAACTCGACGTGCAATTGAGTGACAGACGTGCAAAGGACGAAATCGGCGACCTCTCGCGCTCCCTCGCCATCCTGCTGGAAAGCAATCGCCAGAAGATCAAGCTCGAAGCCGATGCGGAAACCTCCCGGGCCCGCGAAGAGATCGAACGGCAGGAGCGTTCCGTCCACCATGCCGCGCGTGAGGATTCGATCAAGTTCGCAGTCAGCGAACTCGGCAACGGACTGGCCGGCCTTTCGAATGGAGACATGACCGTCCGGCTGGAAAAGCCCTTTGCCGACTCGCTTGACGAAATCCGCGTCGATTTCAACGCCTCTGTCGAAAAGCTCCAGGCGGCCCTGATTTCCTTCTCCGAAAACGCCGCCGTCATCCAGGCCGGTTCGGAAGAAATCCGCTCGGGCGCCGACGATCTCGCCCGCCGCACCGAACAGCAGGCCGCTTCCGTCGAGGAAACCGCCGCCGCGCTCGAGCAGATCACCACCTCTGTCAAGGACTCCACCCTTCGCGCCGAGGAAGCGGGCGCGCTCGTCAGCCGCACCAAGGAAGGTGCAGAAAAGTCTGGAGAGGTCGTGCGCAATGCCGTCGACGCCATGACCGGCATCGAACAATCCTCGCAGTCGATCTCCAACATCATCGGCGTGATCGACGATATTGCCTTCCAGACGAACCTGCTGGCCCTCAATGCAGGCGTTGAGGCAGCACGTGCGGGGGAGGCCGGCAAGGGCTTCGCCGTCGTCGCACAGGAAGTGCGTGAACTGGCGCAGCGCTCGGCGACGGCCGCCAAGGAGATCAAGGCGCTGATCACCTCGTCCGGCGACCAGGTCAAGCGTGGCGTCGATCTCGTCGGTCAGACCGGCAAGGCGCTGCAGGCGATCGTCGCCGAAGTCCAGCAGATCAACAGCAATGTCCAGGCGGTCGTCCAGGCCGCCCGCGAACAGTCGACGGGTCTCCTGGAGATCAACACGGCAGTCAACCAGATGGACCAGTCGACCCAGAAGAACGCCGCAATGGTCGAGGAATCGAATGCCGCCTCGCACACGCTGGTGACCGAGGTGTCTGCACTCTCGGAGCGTCTGGCGCAGTTCAATCTCGGCCGGATGGCAAAGGCGGCCCCCTTCGCGCGGACGGCTGCCAAGCCGCTCGCGCGCCCGGTCGCGGCGACGCTTGCGGCGCGCAGACAGGTTCCCGCCTCGGCCACCGACCATGCCAGGCCCGCTCCCTCGCCGGCCCGCGCACTCGGCGGTAAGCTCGCAGCCGCCTTCGGCACCTCAGCCGCACCGGCTTCGACCGAGGGCAACTGGGAAGAGTTCTAG
- a CDS encoding cupin domain-containing protein, protein MMSNSFVKMPASDEAKRFFVLGDRVERRLRISGTWLNIFDVTVPSGSRTPKHAHASPEVFRIIEGRLTIWRLSDSGPEEIEASAGDIVTIPPFMVHGYSNRGTIPVVFSAVVDRDMAEFIEAEGATEPPKTSPSTETIARMTAAANAYGITILAA, encoded by the coding sequence ATGATGTCCAACTCATTTGTGAAAATGCCTGCGAGCGACGAGGCGAAACGGTTTTTCGTCCTCGGCGACCGCGTCGAGCGGCGGCTTAGAATCAGCGGAACCTGGCTCAATATCTTCGACGTCACCGTGCCATCAGGCAGCCGGACGCCGAAACATGCGCATGCGAGCCCCGAAGTGTTCCGCATCATCGAGGGACGCCTGACGATCTGGCGCCTGAGCGACAGCGGCCCCGAAGAGATCGAGGCCAGCGCCGGCGATATCGTCACCATCCCGCCCTTCATGGTGCACGGCTATTCCAACCGCGGAACCATCCCCGTGGTCTTTTCCGCGGTGGTCGATCGGGACATGGCCGAGTTCATCGAAGCTGAAGGCGCAACCGAGCCGCCAAAGACCAGCCCTTCGACGGAGACCATCGCCCGCATGACGGCGGCGGCCAATGCCTACGGGATTACTATTCTCGCGGCGTAA